The DNA segment ATCAAAAAGGAAAACTTAGAGGCTGTATCGGCAATATTCTGGGAAGAGGCCCTTTGTATTTAACGGTGCGTGATATGGCGATCGCGTCCGCGACGCAAGACCCGCGTTTTGCGCCCGTTAACGCGCAGGAATTGAAGGACGTAGAGATTGAAGTTTCTGTCCTGTCAAAACCCCGGCGTATTACAGATATCAATGAATTAGAAGTCGGTGTCCATGGGGCGATCGTTAAACGTGGTTTTCATCAAGGCCTATTTTTACCGCAAGTTGCCACAGAATTTGGATGGAGCAAAGAAGAGATGTTAGAAAATCTCTGCACCCATAAAGCCGGACTTCTCGCGGATGCCTGGAAAGACCCGCAGACAACGATCGAGATATTTTCGGCGCAGGTTTTCTCGGAAAAAGATCTACGGTAACACTGCGCGCGGAAAGCCGTTTTCCTTAAACTTATTGGCATTGTTCGTATTTACGGACAAAAACGATATTTATATTGAAGAATATATTGCCGAAAGGTATAGTAATAGAGGTTTAGACACTTATCTACTTTAAAAGGAGGGCATGATGCCACCATCAGTAAAAAGATCTCTTTTGCACGTTAATCGATTCCAAAGCCCGTTACTTAATTTGATCATTGCTTTTTCTTTGACAACAGTTATCGTGCTGACGATTTGCGTTTCTTATCTTTCTTATGACGTGACGAATTCTATCCTTAATCCGGCTCGTGAAATTCCGACGGTTAAGATCGTTATTATCCTCATTCTTCTTGTTCTTCCGCTTATTTTCTTTCTTAATATTATTTGGGCCTATCGTGCCTCCAGCCGCCTTTTAGGCGCTTTCGAGCGTATTTTACGGGAATTGGACAATATCCTTGAAACGAAGCAGAAGAGGCACATTCAAGCCAGGGAAAACGACCGTCTTGCCAATGAGCTTTTAGAGAGAGTTAATAAGCTTATTGATCGAATGGCTTAAGCCTTCCAAAAAGAAAATAATCAAGATAATGATCTTCCAAAGAATTATTTTATGTGTTTTTATTTCAACCTTTTTTTTATTGCCGATGGCCTTTGCTCATCCGCCTTCCGGTGTTGAACTTAGCTATGATAGCGCTAACGGAGCTTTAACGGTCCAGGCAGAACACGTTTCTAAAAATCCCCGCAAGCATTATGTCCGAAGGATCGCTGTCAGCAAGAATCAGGAAGATCCTGTTGGGTTTTCGTTTTCGTCTCAAAATTCCGCGTCTCGAGTTTTTGAACAAATTCCTTTTCAGGCTAACCGAGATGATGTTATTCACGCAAAATTGATCTGTAGCGAAGCCGGCCAAAGCGAAGCGACGATCACCATTCCTTAGCGCATCGCTTTTATCATATTGAATTGATGTCCAATCCTAATCGTCTTATCAAAGAAAAAAGTCCGTATCTTCTTCAGCACGCCGCCAATCCGGTTGATTGGTATGCGTGGTCGCTTGAGGCTTTCGAAAAAGCAAAAAAAGAAAACAAGCCGGTTTTTTTATCGATCGGTTATTCCACCTGTCATTGGTGTCATGTGATGGAGCGGGAATCTTTCGAGGACGATCACATCGCCGACATTCTCAACGAACATTTTGTTTGTATCAAAGTTGACCGGGAAGAGCGCCCGGATATTGACCATATCTACATGTCATTTGTTACGGCTATGACCGGGTCAGGCGGCTGGCCTTTGTCTGTTTTTCTGACACCGGATAAAAAACCTTTTTTTGGCGGAACATATTTTCCACCCGAAGCTAAGTGGGGCAGCCCGTCTTTTGAACAAGTTTTATTATCTGTGAGCGGCAATTGGCGCAGCCAGCCGGAAAAAATTCTGCAATCCAGCGAGGAAATGATGCAAGCCTTATTGTTGCGCGAAGAAGCGCGGGACAATAACGCATCGTCCATAGATGAAAAAATATTTTCCGTGGCTTATCGGCAGTTGAGCGCGATGTTTGACCCTGTTTTTGGAGGTTTTGGGCAATCTCCTAAATTTCCGATGGGGCATAACCTGTCTTTTTTACTGCGCTTTTGGAAGAAAACAAAACAGCCGGAAATCTTGAAGATCGTTGAGAAAACTCTTAAAGAAATAAGCAAAGGCGGCATTTGCGATCATTTAGGCGGAGGCTTTCATCGCTATTCAACGGACCGTCAGTGGCAAGTTCCGCATTTTGAAAAGATGCTTTATGACCAGGCTATTTTAGCAAAGGCTTATCTGGAAACCTATCAGGCGACAAAAAATTCAGATTATGCGATTGTTGCCCGTGAAATTTTTGATTATGTATTACGGGATATGCAGTATTCTCAAGGAGGATTTTTCTGCGCGGAAGATGCGGATAGTGTCGCGCCGGAGCAGGCTTCTCTTCTGCAACAAGGCGATCGTCATCCCGAGAAAAAAGAAGGAGCCTATTATCTGTGGGGCTTTAACGAAATCGAAGATGCTCTGGGGGTCCGGGATAGTGAGATCTTTTATTATCATTATAATTTTCGCCTGGAAGGCAATGCCGACCATGATCCTCACGGCGAATTTATAGGAAAGAATATTCTTTATGTTGCAAAAACAGTTGAAGCGACCGCACAACATTTTAAAAAATCGATGGAAGAAATAGAGGAAGTTTTAAAGCGTTCCAAGGAAAAACTTCTTTTTTTGCGCACAAAAAGGCCGCGTCCGCATTTAGACGATAAGATCTTAACGGATTGGAATGGGCTGATGATCTCGGCTTTATCGTTTGGGGCTATAGTTTTAAATGAACCCAAATATCAAAAAGGCGCCGAAGACGCGGCGCAATTTATCTTGAGCCGGTTAGTCAGAGAAGACGGAACTCTGTGGCATCGTTTCCGAGATGGTGAAGCGGCCATTGCCGGCCATCTGACGGACTATGCTTTTTTTATTAACGGCCTTCTGGATCTTTATGAGACAACGTTTAAAACGGCCTATTTAAAAGAAGCCGTTAAATTCGCAGAAACAATGATGTGCCTTTTTTGGGATGAGAAAAACGGAGGGTTCTTTTTAAGCGCGGCTGACGCAAAAGATATTATTCTTCGCTCTAAAGAAGTTTATGACGGCGCTTTGCCTTCGGGAAATTCAGTGGCGGCTTTAGTGTTTGTTCGGTTGGCGCGTTTTTTTCCGGACAGTCATTGGGAAAAAAACGCGCAACAGGTCTTTTCTGCTTTTTCTGATGAAATATCGCATCAACCAGCCGGATATGCCCAGATGCTTACCGCATTAGATTTTGCTCTTGGCCCTTCTTGTGAAATTGTGGTCGTTGCCGAAAATCGCTCAGAGCAAACAAGGCAGATCTTGAGGGAAGTTTATGCGTGCTTTATCCCTAATAAGATCATTATTCTTCGAGTTCTCAATGAAAAAGAAGAGCAGGAATTAATAGAGCTTGTACCATTTATTAAAGAGCAGGGCTTAGTCAGCGGCCAGCCGACCATTTATGTTTGTCGTAACCATGCGTGTCAACGGCCGGTAACGAGCCCGGAAAGTTTGAAAGCACTTCTTGACGTAGAAATTTAAAAGAGTACAATTTCTTAAAAGTTATTAATTTTTCTTAAACCTACGGAATGACCTAATGGATTTTTTGATACAACTTTTTACTACGGATTCGGTGGCGCACACCGTTATTATCTTAAGCCTTATTGCCGCTTTAGGGCTGGCTTTGGGCAGTATGAAGATTTTTGGTGTCCACCTCGGGATTGCCGGCGTTCTTTTCGCGGGGCTTATCTTTGGGCATTTTAAAATGACCATCGATCCCCAGGTGATGGAATTTGCCAGGGAATTTGGCCTCATTCTTTTTGTTTATACCGTGGGAATGCAAGTGGGTCCGGGATTTTTTGATTCGCTTAAAAAAGCGGGATTGCAGCTTAATTTAATGGCTGCAGCTGTTGTTCTTTTAGGCGTTGCTATCACGATCTTAATTCACCGCTTAGCTTCTGTTGATATGGCGGTGGCGGTGGGATTATTTTCCGGAGCGACAACTAATACGCCGAGCTTGGCGGCCGCTCAACAGGCTTTAAAAGAAATGAGCGGTGTAACGGCGGAAACCCTAAATCTTCCCGGCATTGGCTATGCGATCGCCTATCCGTTCGGTATCCTTGGAATTATTATAACGATGATCTTAGCTAAGACAATTTTCCGTTTGAATCCGCAAAAAGAAGCCGAAAATTATGAGCACCTACGCGCTCAGATGGCATCCTCACTGAAGGCGATGAATTTGGAAGTTAAGAATTCAAATCTCAACGGCCTTACGATCGAGAAAATTCCGGGCCTTAGCGCGTCCGGCGTTGTGATCTCGCGTATGATGCACGACAATAAAGTGCAGATCGCGCAGCCGGATATGGTTTTGCATCTTAATGATGTTTTATTAGCTGTGGGGCCGGCGCATAAGCTAGAAGAGCTGCGGGTTATTATCGGCAGCGAAAGCAATATTGATCTGCGTAAGATCCAAAGTCAAATTACCAGTAAAAGAGTTGTGGTGACTAAGAAAGCAGTGATCGGTAAAAGCATTGAAGAGCTTGATCTATTAACGCGTTATGGCGTTACGATCACGCGCGTGCATCGCACCGAAATTGAATTTAGCGCGACACAAGATTTGCGTTTGCAATTTGGAGATATCCTTTTAATAGTCGGCGAAGAAGATCCCATAAAAAGGGTAGCCATTGAATTAGGAAATTCTCCTAAACAGCTAGACCATCCTCATGTCATTCCGATCTTTGTCGGGATCGTCCTGGGCGTTATTTTAGGTAGCTGCCCGATCTATTTTCCGGGCGTGCCGCTTCCTATCAAGCTGGGTTTAGCCGGCGGGCCGCTGATCGTTGCCGTTATTTTAAGTCGCATCGGCCGCATTGGGCCTTTGATCTGGTATATGCCCGCTAACGCGAATTTTATGTTACGAGAAATCGGGATCGTGCTTTTTTTGGCGTGCGTGGGATTGCGGTCCGGGGATAAATTTGTTGAGACACTCACGCAAGGGCAGGGATTGTATTGGATGGCCATTGCTTCTTTGATCACCTTTGTGCCCTTAGCGGTCGTTGCTTTATTCGCAAGGTTAAAATATAAATTGAATTTCTTATCCCTCTGCGGCCTTTTAGCCGGAAGTATGACAGATCCGCCGGCCTTAGCCTTCGCGAACTCTTTAACCAGCTCTAATATACCGGCCGTATCTTATACGACGGTATATCCCTTGGTTATGATCATGCGTGTTGTTTCAGCTCAAGTTTTAGTATCGTTTTTTTGGCATTAAATAAAATAAGAACTGCCGGGCGTTCCAAAATCAAAAATCTTAAAAGGATCAAATAAAAAAATGAAAATCATTAAGATCGTTTTGATTGTTTTTCTTGTTGTTTTCCTTATTGCGGGAATAGCGGGATATGTTTTCTTAAAAACATTCGATATCAATAAATATAAACCGCAAATACTTTCGGCGATCAAAGACAGCACGGGCAGGACTGCTGCGGTTGGACAGTTAAGATTAACATTTTCGGCTACACAGGGCATTGTCCTTAATATCAGCAAACTTGCGATCTCCGATCACCTTGATTTTTCTAAAGAAAATTTTCTCGAAGTTGAGAATATTGATCTCGGCATTGACGTCATTCCTCTTGTCTCAAGGCGGGAAATTGCTCTCAGTAGTTTACAGATAAATTCGCCCAAACTTATTCTTATCCGTAACAAAAATGGTGTTTTTAATGTTCAAACATTTGTCCCGGCATCAGATAAGCAAGATCTTTCTAAAGATGCTTCTCGCGCGAATATGAGCGCCGGGCAAGCCGAAGCAGCATTACCGATGGCACAAGTCCACTCTTCATCCGCCGCAGCCTTTCCGGCATTATCGATCCGCTCCGTTTGGCTTAAGAATGGCGAGATCGTTTTTGTTGATCAAAGTTTTTCTCCGGAATTAAAGGTCGTTATTTCTTCTCTTGATATTAAAGCTAATGATTTGGCCTCAAAGCGTCCTTCCAACTTAATAGCTCGGGCGTCTTTGTGGAGCCGAAAGCAAAATATTATTCTGGATGGAAAAATGACGGTTGATTTAGAAAAACAGAATGCCACGTTTAATGATCTTAAGTTGAATTTTGATCTTTCCGAAATATCGTTGCCGGAATTATATGCTTCTTTATCGTTTGCGAAAGATCTAGAGATGATCAAGGCTGTTGAAGGGCAGCTGCAAAGCGATATTCAAAGGGCTGTTGTCGGCGCACAGGGTTTACGCGAATTATCTTTAGACGGAAAGATCATCGGCGGAAAACTTAGGTTATCATCACTGCCTTTGCCCATTGATCCGGTGACGGCTTCTTTTGCTGCCGATGAGAAGAAATTCGAGATTAAAAATGCAAAACTTGGCTTAGCCGATGGAAATATTACCGGTGATGGAACTATTGAGGATTATCTTAAAGAACAGAAATTTAATTTTGACCTGGTAATAGACGCTATTGACTTGTCAAAAATAGTTCCCGCGCAAGATCAACCCGTGGGGTTAGAGGGAAAGTTATTCGGTCAATCCAATGTTTCCGGAAAAGGTTTCGCGCCTGATAACTTATTTGAATCTTTATCCGGAACGGGTTCTCTGAATGTTAAAGGGGGAAAGCTAAAAAATATCAATGTCTTAAAACTTGTTTTAAGTAAAATTTCTATGATCCCCGGTCTGGCTGAAAAGGTGAACGAAAATCTTCCCGAGAAATATAAAGATGCCATGCAATCGGAAGATACGATCCTTAAAACAGTTGATTTAAGAAATCATATTTCTGAAAATACTTTGGTGATCGATTCTCTTCAAGTGGAAACCGATGCTTTTGCTCTTTCGGGAGATGGCCGTCTTAGCTTCGATCAGGCGATCACGCTTAACACTTTGATCGTTATTCCTCAAGATCTCTCTGAGGCTATGAGTGCCTCTGCGGAAGGTTTACAATATTTGTTTGATGAGAATAAGCAAATCGCGATTCCTTTGCGCATCGGAGGCAAGATCCCCAATTTAACATTCTTTCCTGACCTGGAATATTTGGGAAAGCGGATCATGGCTAATCGTGGCCGGGAAGAATTAGAGAAAGTTTTAGACAAGGTTTTTAAAAGGGATGAAACCTCTGAGCCATCAACGCCGGAAGGGCAGGATCCTGACGGCCAAGAGCAACCTAAAAGTGCTGAAGAAGAGCTCATCGGCGCTATTTTAGATAAGGTTTTTAACTAGTGGCTTATTTCAAAGGGAAAATTTTACAACTGAAAAAAGAAAAACGGCGCCTGCCTAACGGGCGCGTTATGAATGTTGAAATTATTGTTCATCCCGGGGCAACGCTTATTGTTCCGTTCTTAAGCAAAGAAAAAGTTATTCTTTTGAGGCAATACCGCCCGGTGATCAAACAATTTCTTTATGAATTTCCGGCCGGTACAATAGAAAAGGGCGAAACTCCTTTTCAATGCGCCCGCCGGGAGATCGTTGAAGAAACAGGTTTCGCGGCTCGAACATTAACGCGGCTTGGAAAGATCTATCCTGTTCCGGGCTATTCAACAGAAATTATTACCATTTATAAAGCTGAGGGGTTAATTCAAAAGAAATCCTGCTTAGAGGCGGATGAAGTTATTCGCACCTGTATCGTGAGCCGCGCTCAAATGAAAAAAATGTTTCGCAAAGGGCAGATCAAAGACTCCAAAACGATTTGCGCGCTTTCCTTGTGCGGGTGGATTTAAAATGGCAGAACAAAAACCATATCAGCGGACACGCAATCTCTTTGATCCGACTGCGAAAACACCTTTTAAGTTAAGCAGGTCGCGCTTAGAAAACTTTCTGAATTGCCCGCGCTGTTTTTATCTTGATCGGCGTTTAGGTATTGAACCGCCTGCTACTCCTCCGTATACGCTTAATTCTGCCGTTGACAGTTTGCTCAAAAAAGAATTTGATCAATACCGCATGAAAGGGAAAGCCCATCCCTTAATGGAAAAGCACGATGTCCGCGCTGTTCCTTTCGCGCATCCAATGATGGATGAATGGCGGGAAAACTTCAAAGGGCTTCAGTATCATCATAAACCGACCAATCTGATTATTACCGGAGCGGTGGATGATATTTGGGCTGATGAGAAGGGTGCATTATTCGTGGTGGATTATAAATCAACCAGCACGAGCGCGGAAATTAGCCTCGATGCCGAATATCGTCAAGCCTTCAAGCGGCAAATGGAGATCTATCAGTGGCTTTTACGCCGTTTGGAATTTAAAGTTTCGGATATGGGTTACTTTGTTTTCTGTAACGCCGATAAAACAAGAAATTCTTTCGATGCGAAACTCGAATTTAATTTAGAGATCATTCCTTACGAAGGAAGTGATGCATGGGTGGAGCCTGTTATTGTTCAGGCCCATGAATGCCTTTTAAACGATCAAATGCCTGATTATTCCAAGAATTGCGGGCATTGTCAGTACCGAAAAATAAGTCAAAGTTTAGAAAAAGGCGTTCTCGCTAAACAAAATATCCAGGGAGATCTGTTCCTGAGATGATATATCCGGCTTATAAGGGTAAACGCATGGTAGTTTTAGCATTATTGGGGATTATTTTGCTTAGCGGCTGTATGACTTTTACGGATCGCGATTATGAATTGCAGGACCAGGCGTATCAGCGCCAGCGTGAGCAAGAAAAGCTTAAGCCCACGGAAGGGACCATGCATATCCCTTGGTAGAGGTTTTCGGGGCCGCCATAAAATATTCTTGTCATTTGCCAACCTTCATTATATACTTAAGACGATTTTAGAATAACCCCATTAAAATTACGGCAAAATCATTGACGATACGACGGTTAAAAAAATTTTTTAAAAACAGCCTAGCATAAAAGGCTGTTTGTTCATTTTTAGGGAGGTCATAATGCAAGGTTCGCAAAAAGATTTAAGGCGCAGTCAACGTATTAACGAGAAGCTTCCGATCGTT comes from the Candidatus Omnitrophota bacterium genome and includes:
- a CDS encoding thioredoxin domain-containing protein, which gives rise to MSNPNRLIKEKSPYLLQHAANPVDWYAWSLEAFEKAKKENKPVFLSIGYSTCHWCHVMERESFEDDHIADILNEHFVCIKVDREERPDIDHIYMSFVTAMTGSGGWPLSVFLTPDKKPFFGGTYFPPEAKWGSPSFEQVLLSVSGNWRSQPEKILQSSEEMMQALLLREEARDNNASSIDEKIFSVAYRQLSAMFDPVFGGFGQSPKFPMGHNLSFLLRFWKKTKQPEILKIVEKTLKEISKGGICDHLGGGFHRYSTDRQWQVPHFEKMLYDQAILAKAYLETYQATKNSDYAIVAREIFDYVLRDMQYSQGGFFCAEDADSVAPEQASLLQQGDRHPEKKEGAYYLWGFNEIEDALGVRDSEIFYYHYNFRLEGNADHDPHGEFIGKNILYVAKTVEATAQHFKKSMEEIEEVLKRSKEKLLFLRTKRPRPHLDDKILTDWNGLMISALSFGAIVLNEPKYQKGAEDAAQFILSRLVREDGTLWHRFRDGEAAIAGHLTDYAFFINGLLDLYETTFKTAYLKEAVKFAETMMCLFWDEKNGGFFLSAADAKDIILRSKEVYDGALPSGNSVAALVFVRLARFFPDSHWEKNAQQVFSAFSDEISHQPAGYAQMLTALDFALGPSCEIVVVAENRSEQTRQILREVYACFIPNKIIILRVLNEKEEQELIELVPFIKEQGLVSGQPTIYVCRNHACQRPVTSPESLKALLDVEI
- a CDS encoding putative transporter; amino-acid sequence: MDFLIQLFTTDSVAHTVIILSLIAALGLALGSMKIFGVHLGIAGVLFAGLIFGHFKMTIDPQVMEFAREFGLILFVYTVGMQVGPGFFDSLKKAGLQLNLMAAAVVLLGVAITILIHRLASVDMAVAVGLFSGATTNTPSLAAAQQALKEMSGVTAETLNLPGIGYAIAYPFGILGIIITMILAKTIFRLNPQKEAENYEHLRAQMASSLKAMNLEVKNSNLNGLTIEKIPGLSASGVVISRMMHDNKVQIAQPDMVLHLNDVLLAVGPAHKLEELRVIIGSESNIDLRKIQSQITSKRVVVTKKAVIGKSIEELDLLTRYGVTITRVHRTEIEFSATQDLRLQFGDILLIVGEEDPIKRVAIELGNSPKQLDHPHVIPIFVGIVLGVILGSCPIYFPGVPLPIKLGLAGGPLIVAVILSRIGRIGPLIWYMPANANFMLREIGIVLFLACVGLRSGDKFVETLTQGQGLYWMAIASLITFVPLAVVALFARLKYKLNFLSLCGLLAGSMTDPPALAFANSLTSSNIPAVSYTTVYPLVMIMRVVSAQVLVSFFWH
- a CDS encoding AsmA family protein, which produces MKIIKIVLIVFLVVFLIAGIAGYVFLKTFDINKYKPQILSAIKDSTGRTAAVGQLRLTFSATQGIVLNISKLAISDHLDFSKENFLEVENIDLGIDVIPLVSRREIALSSLQINSPKLILIRNKNGVFNVQTFVPASDKQDLSKDASRANMSAGQAEAALPMAQVHSSSAAAFPALSIRSVWLKNGEIVFVDQSFSPELKVVISSLDIKANDLASKRPSNLIARASLWSRKQNIILDGKMTVDLEKQNATFNDLKLNFDLSEISLPELYASLSFAKDLEMIKAVEGQLQSDIQRAVVGAQGLRELSLDGKIIGGKLRLSSLPLPIDPVTASFAADEKKFEIKNAKLGLADGNITGDGTIEDYLKEQKFNFDLVIDAIDLSKIVPAQDQPVGLEGKLFGQSNVSGKGFAPDNLFESLSGTGSLNVKGGKLKNINVLKLVLSKISMIPGLAEKVNENLPEKYKDAMQSEDTILKTVDLRNHISENTLVIDSLQVETDAFALSGDGRLSFDQAITLNTLIVIPQDLSEAMSASAEGLQYLFDENKQIAIPLRIGGKIPNLTFFPDLEYLGKRIMANRGREELEKVLDKVFKRDETSEPSTPEGQDPDGQEQPKSAEEELIGAILDKVFN
- a CDS encoding NUDIX hydrolase, with product MNVEIIVHPGATLIVPFLSKEKVILLRQYRPVIKQFLYEFPAGTIEKGETPFQCARREIVEETGFAARTLTRLGKIYPVPGYSTEIITIYKAEGLIQKKSCLEADEVIRTCIVSRAQMKKMFRKGQIKDSKTICALSLCGWI
- a CDS encoding PD-(D/E)XK nuclease family protein, with amino-acid sequence MAEQKPYQRTRNLFDPTAKTPFKLSRSRLENFLNCPRCFYLDRRLGIEPPATPPYTLNSAVDSLLKKEFDQYRMKGKAHPLMEKHDVRAVPFAHPMMDEWRENFKGLQYHHKPTNLIITGAVDDIWADEKGALFVVDYKSTSTSAEISLDAEYRQAFKRQMEIYQWLLRRLEFKVSDMGYFVFCNADKTRNSFDAKLEFNLEIIPYEGSDAWVEPVIVQAHECLLNDQMPDYSKNCGHCQYRKISQSLEKGVLAKQNIQGDLFLR